The following proteins come from a genomic window of Polyangiaceae bacterium:
- a CDS encoding class I SAM-dependent methyltransferase: protein MELALTSAIELTERGLAPDVVIRVGIRRLLAQRLASERRGGVEAQHERLRALIAELRESPVALETERANQQHYEVPAAFFREVLGPHLKYSSAWWGPDQRDLAGAEAAMLRITAERAEIADGMQVLDLGCGWGSLSLWLAERFPNARIVGISNSSSQRRFILETATTRGLTNLEVETQDVNQLALDRSFDRVVSVEMLEHVRNYDQLFARIAGALVPGGKLFAHVFCHRQLAYPFEADGADNWMGRHFFSGGLMPSADLFLHFQTHVVLEDQWLIGGVHYARTARAWLERLDARRDAVRRVFEACYGPGEAERWIQRWRVFFMACEELWGYREGQEWGVCHYRFVRR from the coding sequence ATGGAGCTCGCGCTGACCAGCGCCATCGAGCTGACGGAACGCGGCCTGGCGCCGGACGTCGTGATTCGCGTGGGCATTCGCAGGCTGCTGGCCCAGCGGCTGGCCAGCGAGCGCCGAGGCGGCGTGGAGGCGCAGCACGAGCGGCTGCGTGCTCTGATTGCAGAGCTCCGCGAGAGCCCCGTCGCGCTCGAGACGGAGCGCGCCAATCAGCAGCACTACGAGGTCCCCGCGGCCTTCTTTCGCGAGGTGCTCGGGCCGCACCTGAAGTACAGCTCCGCGTGGTGGGGACCGGACCAGCGGGACTTGGCGGGCGCCGAGGCCGCCATGCTGCGCATCACGGCGGAGCGTGCGGAGATCGCCGACGGCATGCAGGTGTTGGATCTCGGCTGCGGCTGGGGCTCACTCTCCCTGTGGCTGGCGGAGCGCTTCCCGAACGCGCGGATCGTCGGCATCTCGAACTCGTCCTCCCAGCGGCGCTTCATCCTGGAGACGGCCACGACGCGGGGCCTCACCAATCTGGAGGTGGAGACCCAAGACGTGAACCAACTCGCGCTGGACCGCTCGTTCGATCGCGTCGTCAGCGTCGAGATGTTGGAGCACGTGCGCAACTACGACCAGCTCTTCGCTCGGATTGCCGGCGCTCTCGTGCCGGGCGGCAAGCTCTTCGCGCACGTGTTCTGCCATCGACAGCTCGCCTATCCCTTCGAGGCGGACGGGGCGGACAACTGGATGGGACGACACTTCTTCTCCGGAGGGCTGATGCCGTCGGCGGATCTGTTCCTCCACTTCCAGACGCACGTGGTGCTGGAGGACCAGTGGCTGATCGGTGGTGTGCACTATGCACGCACCGCCCGGGCGTGGCTCGAACGCTTGGACGCCCGGCGCGACGCAGTGCGCCGGGTGTTCGAGGCGTGCTACGGCCCGGGCGAAGCCGAGCGCTGGATCCAACGCTGGCGGGTCTTCTTCATGGCGTGTGAGGAACTGTGGGGATACCGCGAGGGTCAAGAGTGGGGGGTCTGCCACTACCGCTTCGTTCGCCGTTGA
- a CDS encoding DMT family transporter: protein MWRVHLALLSVQLLFGLWPVAGTAVMREMSPPALIGFRLALGAPLLVLVAGLPWRRLPSRRDLLSLAGLAALGISVNQLLFAEGLHRAGPINASITILLIPAVSLGVGTVLGLEKPSRARLTGIAIALLGAAILLGVERIDLGDRRFVGNLMLVTNASVYALYLVLARPVIARLGSLNTVAWVFVLGALEAAPLTVKPVLSVHWLSLPAATYGALVFVLFGATLGTYLLNAYALRRVESSVVAVYVYLQPVIATVASWALLGIVPTRRALVAAIVIIAGVAVSADLPAIVLRRWAGTRAPDG, encoded by the coding sequence ATGTGGCGCGTCCACCTGGCCTTGCTCTCGGTCCAGCTCCTGTTCGGGCTGTGGCCGGTCGCCGGTACGGCGGTGATGCGCGAGATGAGCCCGCCGGCGTTGATCGGCTTTCGCCTGGCCCTGGGCGCGCCCCTGTTGGTGCTGGTGGCGGGGCTGCCCTGGCGGCGGCTGCCGAGCCGCAGGGATCTGCTCTCCCTCGCGGGCCTTGCTGCCCTCGGCATCAGCGTGAACCAGTTGCTCTTCGCCGAGGGGCTGCACCGCGCCGGCCCCATCAACGCGTCCATCACCATCTTGCTGATCCCAGCGGTGAGCCTGGGGGTGGGCACCGTGCTGGGGCTGGAGAAGCCCAGCCGCGCTCGGCTCACGGGCATCGCCATCGCGCTCTTGGGGGCGGCCATCCTGCTCGGCGTGGAGCGCATCGATTTGGGCGACCGTCGCTTCGTCGGCAACCTGATGCTGGTCACCAATGCCAGCGTGTACGCGCTGTACCTGGTGCTGGCGCGGCCGGTGATCGCCCGGCTCGGATCGCTCAACACCGTGGCGTGGGTGTTCGTGCTGGGTGCCCTGGAGGCCGCGCCGCTCACGGTGAAGCCCGTGCTGTCGGTGCACTGGCTATCGCTGCCCGCCGCTACCTACGGCGCCCTGGTGTTCGTGCTGTTCGGCGCCACCCTCGGCACCTATCTGCTCAATGCCTACGCGCTCCGGCGGGTCGAGTCCTCCGTGGTCGCGGTGTACGTCTACCTGCAGCCCGTCATCGCGACGGTGGCGTCCTGGGCGCTGCTCGGGATCGTGCCCACGCGGCGAGCGCTGGTTGCGGCAATCGTCATCATTGCAGGGGTGGCGGTTTCTGCGGACCTGCCGGCGATCGTGCTCCGCCGGTGGGCCGGGACCCGTGCCCCAGATGGATGA
- the aceE gene encoding pyruvate dehydrogenase (acetyl-transferring), homodimeric type: MTLSHDVKAPLSSAGVKAAPADSDPLETREWIESVDAVIDRSGTDRARYLLSRVLDTAQRYGVAPCGPLTTDYINTIPAEQEATFPGDEWMEKRIRRIIRWNAVAMVHRANVMFPGIGGHLSTYASSASLYEVGFNHFFRGKDRDGTSGDHIYFQGHAAPGIYSRAFLEGRLSIEAMERFRREAELGRGLSSYPHPRLMPNFWEFPTVSMGLGPINAIYHARFNRYLHSRGICDTSASRVWAFLGDGETDEPEALGSLSIAAREGLDNLTFVINCNLQRLDGPVRGNGKIIQELEAVFRGAGWNVIKVIWGPEWDELLANDREGVLRRRMNEVVDGQWQKYTTATGEYTRKDFFGVDPRLLAMVEHLTDDQIRKLRRGGHSYRKVYSALKAATEHNGRPTVVLAHTVKGWTLGEAFEGSNVTHQKKKLEDAELKAFRDVLHLPVPDDKLHEAPFYHPGMNSPEVEYVLERRHALGGVVPKRRDHAPVKIELPRSEVFSEFLEGTGKGEASTTMAFARMLSKLLRDKKIGRRIVPIIPDEARTFGMDALFSQVGIYSSKGQLYEPVDKGKLLYYRESKDGQVLEEGITEAGSMASFVAAGTAYATQGQPMIPFYIFYSMFGFQRTGDLAWAAGDAMARGFMLGATAGRTTLNGEGLQHEDGHSHLLASTVPSIVAYDVAYAYELAVIIEDGLRRMFGEEEHVFYYITLQNENYAMPAMPEGVREGILRGIYRVAPAPQKKSRTVQLFGSGSILREVLRAQEILADRFDVAADVWSVTSYNELRRNALAAERHNRLHPEDEQRVPHVQTALDGVKGPFVAATDYMKMVSDQIARWVPGRYVTLGTDGFGMSDTREALRRHFEVDAESIVVAALDALRQEGQVDAKTVARAIDELGIDPNKADAASI; this comes from the coding sequence ATGACCCTCTCTCACGACGTGAAAGCCCCGCTCTCCTCTGCTGGTGTGAAGGCAGCGCCCGCCGATTCCGATCCCCTCGAGACGCGAGAGTGGATCGAGTCGGTCGATGCAGTGATTGATCGCTCGGGAACGGATCGCGCCCGCTACCTGCTGTCGCGCGTGCTCGATACGGCGCAGCGCTACGGCGTTGCGCCCTGTGGCCCGCTGACCACGGACTACATCAACACCATTCCCGCGGAGCAGGAGGCGACGTTCCCGGGCGACGAATGGATGGAGAAGCGGATCCGCCGCATCATCCGTTGGAACGCCGTGGCCATGGTGCACCGGGCCAACGTGATGTTTCCCGGCATCGGCGGCCATCTCTCCACGTACGCATCGAGCGCCAGCCTGTACGAGGTCGGTTTCAACCACTTCTTCCGCGGAAAGGACCGCGACGGAACCTCCGGCGACCACATCTACTTCCAGGGCCACGCGGCACCCGGCATCTACTCCCGGGCGTTCTTGGAAGGCCGCCTTTCCATCGAGGCGATGGAGCGTTTCCGGCGCGAAGCCGAGCTCGGGCGCGGGCTGTCGAGCTACCCGCACCCGCGGCTGATGCCGAACTTCTGGGAGTTCCCCACGGTGAGCATGGGCCTCGGTCCCATCAACGCCATCTACCACGCCCGTTTCAATCGCTACCTGCACTCCCGGGGCATCTGTGACACGTCGGCGTCCCGGGTGTGGGCCTTCTTGGGGGATGGCGAGACCGACGAGCCCGAAGCCCTGGGCAGTTTGTCGATCGCGGCGCGGGAAGGGCTCGACAACCTCACCTTCGTCATCAACTGCAACCTACAGCGGCTGGACGGCCCGGTGCGCGGCAACGGCAAGATCATCCAGGAGCTCGAGGCCGTGTTCCGCGGCGCCGGCTGGAACGTGATCAAGGTGATCTGGGGTCCGGAGTGGGACGAGCTGCTCGCCAACGATCGAGAGGGCGTGCTCCGCCGTCGCATGAACGAGGTCGTGGACGGGCAGTGGCAGAAGTACACGACGGCCACCGGCGAATACACACGCAAGGACTTCTTCGGCGTGGATCCCCGGCTCTTGGCCATGGTGGAGCACTTGACGGACGACCAGATCCGAAAGCTCCGCCGTGGCGGTCACAGCTACCGCAAGGTGTACTCCGCGCTGAAAGCGGCTACCGAGCACAATGGCCGCCCGACGGTCGTGCTCGCGCACACGGTGAAAGGGTGGACCTTGGGCGAGGCCTTCGAGGGCTCCAACGTCACCCACCAGAAGAAGAAGCTGGAGGACGCCGAGCTCAAGGCGTTCCGGGACGTTCTGCATCTACCGGTCCCGGACGACAAACTGCACGAAGCGCCCTTCTACCACCCGGGCATGAACAGCCCAGAGGTGGAGTACGTGCTCGAGCGTCGCCACGCCCTCGGGGGCGTGGTGCCCAAGCGCCGAGATCACGCACCGGTCAAGATCGAGCTGCCGCGCTCCGAGGTGTTCTCGGAGTTCCTCGAGGGCACCGGCAAGGGCGAAGCCTCCACCACCATGGCCTTCGCCCGCATGCTCTCCAAGCTCTTGCGCGACAAGAAGATCGGCCGGCGCATCGTTCCCATCATTCCCGACGAAGCGCGCACCTTCGGCATGGACGCCCTCTTCTCCCAGGTGGGCATCTACTCGTCCAAGGGGCAGCTGTACGAGCCCGTGGACAAGGGCAAGCTCCTTTATTACCGCGAGAGCAAGGACGGGCAGGTGCTGGAAGAGGGCATCACCGAAGCCGGCAGCATGGCGAGCTTCGTCGCTGCGGGCACGGCCTACGCCACTCAGGGCCAGCCGATGATCCCGTTCTACATCTTCTATTCCATGTTCGGCTTCCAGCGCACCGGGGACCTTGCCTGGGCCGCGGGAGACGCCATGGCGCGCGGCTTCATGTTGGGCGCCACCGCCGGCCGCACCACCTTGAACGGCGAGGGCCTGCAGCACGAGGACGGCCACAGTCACCTGCTGGCCAGCACGGTGCCCAGCATCGTGGCCTACGACGTGGCCTACGCCTACGAGCTTGCCGTGATCATCGAAGACGGCCTCCGCCGCATGTTCGGCGAAGAGGAGCACGTCTTCTATTACATCACGCTCCAGAACGAGAACTACGCCATGCCCGCCATGCCCGAGGGTGTTCGTGAGGGCATCTTGCGCGGCATCTACCGCGTGGCGCCGGCGCCGCAGAAGAAGAGCCGCACGGTGCAGCTCTTCGGCAGCGGATCCATCCTGCGGGAGGTCCTCCGCGCGCAGGAGATCTTGGCGGATCGCTTCGACGTGGCAGCGGACGTGTGGAGCGTGACCAGCTACAACGAGCTCCGCCGCAACGCCCTCGCTGCGGAGCGCCACAATCGCCTGCACCCAGAGGACGAGCAGCGCGTGCCCCACGTGCAGACGGCCCTCGACGGCGTCAAGGGACCCTTCGTGGCCGCCACGGACTACATGAAGATGGTGAGCGATCAGATCGCGCGCTGGGTTCCAGGGCGCTACGTCACCCTGGGCACCGACGGTTTCGGCATGAGCGACACCCGAGAGGCACTTCGCCGCCACTTCGAGGTGGACGCGGAGTCCATCGTGGTCGCTGCCCTCGACGCCCTGCGACAAGAAGGCCAAGTCGATGCCAAGACCGTGGCTCGGGCCATCGACGAGCTGGGCATCGACCCGAACAAGGCTGACGCCGCCAGCATTTGA
- a CDS encoding SMP-30/gluconolactonase/LRE family protein: MGRKLFLGSVVLLLAACSGGSDDATPASGGSAGSSGAAGSGGSATGGSGGSGGSTGGAAGTGGAAGADGGVADAGKDAGFVDPVATAQPTQKVQGGFQFVEGPAWHDGTLYFSDIPANRIYQLTPPGSAVSYRDPSGQSNGLAFDGAGKLVACEHAGRRVSRTLVNPNTEVVADSWQGKKLNSPNDLAIRSDGTVYFTDPPYGGNTNELGFQGVFRVDASGTLHLESQDMFRPNGAVLSPSETVLYVSDSEQHYVRRFDVATDGALSNPSKLTDTSNTPDGMTVDAQGDLFVATSAGVEVYRPDGTLIGTLPVPEQPSNVTFGGSAGTTLYVTAQTTVYSIELSVTGVP, from the coding sequence ATGGGGCGAAAGCTGTTCTTGGGGTCCGTGGTCCTACTGCTCGCGGCCTGCTCCGGCGGGAGCGACGACGCCACACCAGCCAGCGGCGGCAGCGCCGGCAGCTCGGGGGCAGCGGGATCGGGGGGCAGCGCGACGGGGGGCAGCGGCGGTTCGGGCGGCAGCACCGGCGGCGCGGCGGGGACGGGCGGCGCCGCGGGTGCGGATGGCGGCGTGGCCGACGCCGGCAAGGACGCGGGCTTCGTCGATCCGGTCGCCACCGCGCAGCCGACCCAGAAGGTCCAGGGCGGCTTTCAGTTCGTCGAGGGTCCGGCGTGGCACGACGGGACTCTCTACTTCAGCGACATTCCCGCCAATCGCATCTACCAGCTGACGCCGCCCGGGAGCGCCGTGAGCTACCGGGACCCGAGCGGACAGTCCAACGGCCTCGCCTTCGACGGTGCGGGCAAGCTCGTGGCCTGCGAGCACGCGGGGCGCCGCGTGAGCCGAACCCTGGTGAACCCGAACACCGAGGTGGTGGCGGACAGCTGGCAGGGCAAGAAGCTCAATTCGCCGAACGACTTGGCGATCCGCAGCGACGGAACCGTCTACTTCACGGATCCGCCCTACGGCGGGAACACCAACGAGCTCGGCTTCCAAGGTGTGTTCCGCGTCGACGCCAGCGGCACGTTGCACCTCGAGAGCCAGGACATGTTCCGCCCCAACGGCGCCGTGCTGTCACCGTCCGAGACCGTGCTCTACGTCTCGGACTCGGAGCAGCACTACGTGCGGCGCTTCGACGTGGCGACCGACGGCGCGCTGTCGAACCCGAGCAAGCTCACCGACACCTCCAACACCCCGGATGGCATGACGGTGGACGCCCAGGGAGATCTGTTCGTGGCCACCTCCGCCGGGGTGGAAGTGTATCGGCCGGACGGCACCTTGATCGGCACCCTGCCGGTGCCCGAACAGCCGTCGAACGTCACCTTCGGCGGCAGCGCGGGCACCACGCTGTACGTCACGGCACAGACGACCGTCTACAGCATCGAGCTGTCCGTGACCGGCGTGCCCTGA
- a CDS encoding right-handed parallel beta-helix repeat-containing protein, with protein MKRYQPFFRLLTVCALASALPLAGCVADDKGGGGGSGGSSGSGGSGGGTGGSAGATSGCANVDTTGCDVSLEPGANDDESVQTAFSDAKSGSTICLCPGTYSFTKELDLNVPNVTVKGLGASIEDTVMDYAEQTVDDDGFSVTSDGFTIENIWLKNTPGNGIVVTGASDVTFRKLKVSWDAGSVTANGAYAVYPVKSKNVIVEDTEVIGAADAGIYVGQCDKAIVRNSKVHGSVAGIEIENTTDAEVYGNEAYDNSAGILVFVLPNLEKKDGMRALVHDNNVHDNNHENFAEKGSIVSNVPPGTGMLVLAADQTEIKNNTIENNQSVGVLVVSMKTLDLVLATTPDPATDPYPEQTYIHDNTFTNNAQSPQGILDLFKLAPLENVIWDGQVNGTVTGDVLCLGDPPLPSFRNFNAAGGGLADNAKHSTDASPHECKFPELSPVSW; from the coding sequence ATGAAACGATACCAACCATTCTTCCGCCTCCTTACCGTGTGTGCGCTGGCTTCGGCGCTGCCGCTGGCCGGCTGCGTTGCTGACGACAAGGGGGGTGGCGGCGGCAGCGGCGGGAGCTCCGGTAGCGGAGGCAGCGGCGGCGGCACGGGGGGCAGCGCGGGCGCGACGTCGGGTTGCGCCAACGTCGATACTACGGGTTGCGACGTGTCCTTGGAGCCAGGCGCCAACGACGACGAGAGCGTTCAGACGGCGTTCTCCGACGCCAAGAGCGGGAGCACGATTTGCCTGTGTCCAGGGACCTACTCCTTCACCAAGGAGCTGGACCTGAACGTCCCCAACGTCACGGTGAAGGGCCTGGGCGCGTCGATTGAAGACACGGTCATGGATTACGCGGAGCAAACCGTCGACGACGACGGCTTCAGCGTGACCAGTGATGGCTTCACCATCGAGAACATCTGGCTCAAGAACACGCCCGGCAACGGCATCGTGGTTACTGGAGCTTCGGATGTCACCTTTCGCAAGCTGAAGGTGAGCTGGGACGCGGGCAGCGTGACGGCGAACGGCGCCTACGCGGTGTACCCGGTCAAGAGCAAGAACGTGATCGTGGAAGACACCGAGGTCATCGGCGCGGCGGACGCCGGCATCTACGTCGGTCAATGCGACAAGGCCATCGTGCGCAACAGCAAGGTGCACGGCAGCGTGGCGGGCATCGAGATCGAGAACACCACCGACGCGGAAGTCTACGGCAACGAAGCCTACGACAACTCCGCGGGCATCCTGGTGTTCGTGCTGCCCAACCTGGAGAAGAAAGACGGCATGCGTGCCCTGGTGCACGACAACAACGTGCACGACAACAACCACGAGAACTTCGCAGAGAAGGGGAGCATCGTCTCCAACGTGCCGCCGGGCACCGGCATGCTGGTGCTCGCGGCGGATCAGACCGAGATCAAGAACAACACGATCGAGAACAACCAGAGCGTGGGCGTGCTCGTGGTGAGCATGAAGACCCTGGATCTGGTGCTGGCCACCACGCCGGATCCCGCGACGGATCCGTATCCCGAGCAGACCTACATCCACGACAACACCTTCACCAACAACGCCCAGTCGCCCCAGGGCATCCTGGATCTGTTCAAGCTGGCGCCCCTCGAGAACGTGATCTGGGACGGTCAGGTCAATGGCACCGTGACCGGGGACGTGCTCTGCCTCGGGGATCCCCCACTGCCGAGCTTCCGTAACTTCAACGCCGCGGGCGGAGGCCTGGCGGACAACGCCAAGCACAGTACGGACGCCTCGCCCCACGAGTGCAAGTTCCCGGAGCTGTCGCCCGTATCGTGGTGA
- a CDS encoding c-type cytochrome, translating into MKGSLIVGLALVAGCSGDPEVESPPPYDGPPIPWAYKPFPKQAVPKSNPTTDEKVALGQLLFYDPILSSDRKVACATCHSEVWGMSDGLPVSIGIDGEGPTGPGRTGPNKTRRNAQTLWNAGFRKNLFWDGRVKSLEEQVLHPLEEPKELNRDPDAVVADLAAIDEYAALFEAAFPGQGVTPDNLARAIAALERTFVSDRAPYDRYVSGDVGALNEETVRGMNLFGEAGCASCHVAPLFDSEKWVDRGLAQGADLGRFEVTGKEADRYAFRVPTLRNARDSEPYFHDGSVQDLRDAVAREVARSVDTGDSRPLAPDEIDAITTFIDKALTDLSDGPHRPKKVPSGLDIPVDGFRIPR; encoded by the coding sequence GTGAAGGGTTCGCTCATCGTCGGTCTCGCGTTGGTGGCGGGCTGCTCTGGAGATCCAGAGGTCGAAAGCCCGCCACCGTACGATGGCCCGCCCATTCCCTGGGCCTACAAGCCGTTCCCCAAACAGGCGGTCCCCAAGAGCAATCCCACCACGGACGAAAAGGTCGCCCTCGGGCAGTTGCTCTTCTACGACCCCATTCTGTCGTCCGACCGCAAGGTCGCCTGCGCCACCTGTCACAGCGAGGTGTGGGGCATGTCGGACGGCCTGCCGGTTTCGATTGGCATCGATGGCGAGGGGCCGACGGGACCGGGGCGCACCGGCCCCAACAAGACGCGCCGCAACGCCCAAACGCTGTGGAACGCGGGGTTCCGGAAGAACCTGTTCTGGGATGGCCGGGTGAAGAGTCTGGAGGAGCAGGTGTTGCATCCCCTGGAGGAGCCCAAGGAGCTGAATCGAGATCCCGACGCCGTCGTGGCGGATCTCGCCGCCATCGACGAGTACGCTGCCTTGTTCGAGGCGGCGTTTCCCGGTCAGGGCGTCACCCCGGACAATCTCGCTCGCGCCATCGCGGCCCTGGAGCGCACGTTCGTGAGCGATCGCGCCCCATATGATCGCTACGTCTCGGGAGACGTCGGCGCCCTGAACGAGGAAACCGTTCGCGGCATGAACCTGTTCGGCGAGGCCGGCTGCGCCAGCTGTCACGTGGCGCCGCTGTTCGACAGCGAAAAGTGGGTGGACCGCGGCTTGGCGCAGGGTGCTGACCTCGGTCGCTTCGAGGTCACCGGCAAGGAAGCGGACCGCTACGCGTTCCGGGTGCCCACGCTGCGCAACGCGCGTGACAGCGAGCCTTACTTCCACGACGGCTCGGTGCAGGACCTGCGGGACGCCGTGGCTCGCGAAGTCGCCCGCTCGGTAGACACCGGGGACTCGCGCCCCCTCGCTCCCGACGAGATCGACGCCATCACCACGTTCATCGACAAGGCCCTCACGGATTTGAGCGACGGACCGCATCGTCCCAAGAAGGTTCCGAGCGGTCTCGACATCCCCGTCGACGGCTTTCGCATACCGCGCTGA
- a CDS encoding propionate--CoA ligase, which translates to MEHVLATHRQSLEDRETFWREQSLLIEWQKPPEKILDYSRPPFAKWFVGGTTNLCHNAIDRHLAARAEQPALAYISTETNQRRTLSYRELYQEVNRFAAVLRSLGVGRSDRVLIYMPMIPEAVFAMLACARLGAIHSVVFGGFAAASLASRIDDAQPKLMITSDAGMRGGKVIPYKHLVDESLRLAKNPPAHVLIAHRGLVPNMPTVRGRDVDYAALRAEHLDAEVPVEWLESSEPSYILYTSGTTGKPKGVQRDTGGYAVALAASMKNIFCLEPGDTMFTTSDIGWVVGHSYIVYGPLINGTTSILYEGLPIQPDAGIWWKIVAEHGVKTMFSSPTAIRVLKKQDPKFLKQHDLSSLRYLFLAGEPLDEPTSNWVADSLGVAVIDNYWQTETGWPILSAQPGIEATPTKAGSPSFPVYGYDVQLLNESSGKAVGPGEKGVLAIAPPLPPGCMSTVWGDDQRFVSTYFSTLRDHQVYSTFDWARRDEDGYYFILGRTDDVINVAGHRLGTREIEEAVSTHPTVAEVAVVGVADSIKGQVPVAFVVVKDPGVVSTDESASAERSALMAAVDHELGAIARPGQVHFVSGLPKTRSGKLLRRSIQALAEGRDPGDLTTIEDPAALEQIRAALKKD; encoded by the coding sequence ATGGAGCACGTGCTCGCGACGCACCGACAATCCCTGGAAGACCGAGAAACGTTTTGGCGCGAGCAATCGCTCCTGATCGAGTGGCAGAAGCCGCCCGAGAAGATCCTCGACTACTCACGGCCGCCCTTCGCCAAGTGGTTCGTCGGGGGCACCACGAACCTCTGCCACAACGCCATCGATCGTCACCTCGCAGCACGCGCCGAGCAACCGGCGCTGGCCTACATCTCCACGGAGACGAATCAGCGCCGCACGCTGAGCTACCGTGAGCTCTACCAGGAGGTGAACCGCTTCGCTGCGGTGCTCCGGAGCCTCGGCGTCGGACGCTCGGATCGGGTGCTGATCTACATGCCCATGATCCCGGAGGCGGTGTTCGCGATGCTCGCCTGCGCGCGGCTCGGCGCCATTCATTCCGTGGTGTTCGGCGGATTCGCCGCGGCGAGCCTGGCGAGCCGTATCGACGACGCGCAACCCAAGCTGATGATCACGTCGGATGCCGGCATGCGCGGCGGCAAGGTGATCCCCTACAAGCACCTGGTGGACGAGTCCCTGCGGTTGGCGAAGAATCCGCCGGCGCACGTGCTGATCGCCCATCGCGGGTTGGTCCCGAACATGCCCACGGTGCGTGGGCGAGACGTGGACTACGCCGCGCTGCGGGCGGAGCACCTGGACGCCGAGGTGCCCGTGGAGTGGCTGGAGTCGAGCGAGCCCTCCTACATCCTCTATACCTCCGGCACGACGGGAAAGCCGAAGGGCGTACAGCGGGACACGGGCGGCTACGCCGTAGCGCTCGCCGCGTCGATGAAGAACATCTTCTGTCTCGAGCCTGGCGACACGATGTTCACCACCAGCGACATCGGCTGGGTCGTTGGCCACAGCTACATCGTGTACGGCCCGCTCATCAACGGCACTACCAGCATCTTGTACGAAGGTCTGCCCATCCAGCCGGACGCAGGGATCTGGTGGAAAATCGTCGCCGAGCACGGCGTGAAGACCATGTTCAGCTCGCCGACGGCGATCCGCGTGCTCAAGAAGCAAGATCCGAAGTTCTTGAAGCAGCACGATCTCTCCTCGCTGCGTTACCTGTTCTTGGCGGGCGAGCCGCTGGACGAGCCCACCTCGAACTGGGTGGCGGATTCCCTGGGCGTGGCGGTGATCGACAACTACTGGCAGACGGAAACGGGCTGGCCCATCCTGTCCGCTCAACCGGGCATCGAGGCGACGCCGACCAAGGCCGGCAGCCCGTCCTTTCCGGTGTACGGCTACGACGTCCAGCTCTTGAACGAGTCCAGCGGCAAGGCCGTCGGCCCCGGAGAGAAGGGTGTGCTCGCCATCGCGCCGCCCTTGCCGCCGGGCTGCATGAGCACCGTGTGGGGTGACGATCAGCGCTTCGTCAGCACCTACTTTTCCACGCTGCGCGATCATCAAGTGTACTCCACCTTCGATTGGGCGCGCCGGGACGAGGACGGCTACTACTTCATCCTCGGTCGCACGGACGACGTCATCAACGTGGCGGGGCATCGTCTCGGCACCCGCGAGATCGAGGAGGCCGTGAGCACGCACCCGACCGTGGCGGAGGTCGCCGTGGTGGGAGTGGCAGATTCCATCAAGGGCCAGGTGCCCGTCGCCTTCGTGGTGGTGAAGGACCCGGGTGTCGTCTCCACCGACGAGAGCGCCAGCGCCGAGCGCAGCGCACTGATGGCCGCGGTGGATCACGAGCTCGGCGCCATCGCGCGTCCCGGCCAGGTGCACTTCGTCAGCGGTCTGCCCAAGACGCGTTCCGGCAAGCTCCTCCGCCGCAGCATCCAAGCGCTGGCCGAGGGCCGGGACCCCGGTGATCTCACGACCATCGAAGACCCCGCCGCCCTGGAGCAGATCAGAGCCGCTCTGAAGAAGGATTGA